The following are from one region of the Abyssicoccus albus genome:
- a CDS encoding Veg family protein, translated as MPVSLKDIKKIIDCQKGNRIVLRANGGRKKLIERHGVLKETYPSVFIVELDQDAHNFERVSYTYTDILTSNIKVTFLNEQEEEFVVC; from the coding sequence ATGCCAGTATCGTTGAAAGACATCAAAAAAATCATTGATTGTCAAAAAGGTAATCGCATTGTTCTTAGAGCCAATGGAGGTCGTAAGAAATTAATCGAAAGACACGGGGTTTTAAAAGAAACATATCCATCTGTATTTATCGTTGAGCTAGATCAAGATGCTCATAATTTTGAACGTGTATCGTATACATACACTGATATTTTAACATCGAATATAAAAGTTACATTTTTAAATGAACAAGAGGAAGAGTTTGTAGTGTGTTAA